GAATTCAGGGAAGTGCTTCATGTGGCAAGGGAAAATGCGGCGGCGGTGCGTAAGTGCAGAATGTCAGGATTGGTGAAATGACGCCTCCTCGCTCACTCGGTCGCTACGCTCCTGCCGTGAGACTGTGGCGGGCGTTACCGGCTCACAAATTGCGGAATGAGAGATGACGTTAAAGTAGAGAAGGCAGGAAAAGGATGCGAAGTTGCCGTTTTTCCATAGGCTCCGCCCCCCTGACAAGCATCACTAAATCTGACGCTCAAATCAGTGGCGGCGAAACCCGACAGGACTATAAAGATCCCAGGCGTTTCCCCCTGGTAGCTCCCTCGTGCGCTCTCCTGTTCCTGCCTTTCGGTTTACCGGTGTCATTCCGCTGTTATGGCCGCGGTTTCGCATTCCACGCCTGACACTCAGTTCCGGGTAGGCAGTTCGCTCCAAGCTGGACTGTATGCACGAACCCCCCGTTCAGTCCGACTGTTGCGCCTTGCCCGGTAACTATCATCTTGAGTCCAATCCGGAAAGACACGACTTATCGCCACTGGCAACAGCCATTGGTAGAGGGCGTACAAGTGATTACTGATGCAGAGTTCTTGAAGTTAGAGCCAAACTACGGCTAAACTGAAAGGACGAATTTGGTGGCAGCGGTCTTGTACACCCTGTTACCACGGTTCAGAAGTTCCCCAACTTACTGAACCTTCGAAAAACCACCTCCCCAGGTGGTTTTTTCGTTTAGTCAGCAAGATACTCGCCAAGCCTTTCTCTCGTCAATCCGCTTCAACATCAATCATCCAATAAATCATCACACGTGGTTAAGAAAATCACTGTTGGTGTTTAAAATAGCACTAAAAGCTTAAGGCTCATTTGAATACTGTTGTATTATTTTCGTATTATGGGCGATTTTTTGTTGCGTGTTTTTTCGTGATGCTGTTTAATGCTTCTGACGCATAGCGTATCCGTTGCCTTTTTGATTTTAATGGCTAATATCGGATTTGGTTAACCTTGGGGACACCTAGGGCTAGACTGGGCGCAACGTTATGCGGGGGTTTCGAAAACTCCTGGAAGCGAAAAGCCACCGGATAGATAGAAAAAACCCTCGCAGGACGTTGCATTACTTATTGGCAACTAGCGAGGGCTCATTCGTGATTTGGCGATCTAAGAATAGCCGCAAGCGGTTGCCGTTGCAAGCGCGAGGGCTTTTCTATGATGTTCGTAAATGCTTGCAAGTGGATTGGCAATATCATCCTCCAAATCGCAATTGGCGTAGCCGGTAGCGTTTTGGCAAGTGTGATTCTTGCCCATTTCCATCTTGCGTAAAGGGCACGAGCGGATGTCATAGTTCTCCGCTTTGCAGCGGTAACACGTTGCGCCCGAACTGGCCGCTGGGGATACCTAGCGGCCTTTTCGCAACTCTAATTTAACTCCTCAAACGCTGTTGCTTTTACCATAACATCCCTTTTGCGCAGGGCATGAAAAAACCCGCCTGGGCGGGTTTTGGGCAGCTCATCTCAGGAAACCTTGCGCTCAGGAGCACCTCTTCGACTGATCTGGCCTCCCTTTCTGCCTGCTTCACGGGCTCGCTCTGGGTTGTTCTTGAAGTTCCCTCCGCTTATGCGGCCACCTTTTTGGCCGGCTTCTGCAGCCCGTTCTGGATTTTCCGCAAAATTGCCTGCACCGCCTCTACGTCCCGCCATAACGCCTCCGGTTTGAGTTAAGTAAAGACAGATAAAGCATAGCCTTAACCTTTTCTCTCTGCGCCTGATCAGGCGTGCGCAGCGTTCAGACTGCCTCACCGATCGTTTTTTGACGTTTTTAAGGCAAAAAAAAACCCGCTCAGGGCGGGGAAAATTCGTTACAGAGGAATATCTCTGTCTCTAATAGGGCAACGTAAAACTATTTAAGTTCCTTCCCTGCCAGGGCGGTTGTTTTCACGTATTCTGTAGGCTTCGCCTGCCGTTTAGGCAGAGCTTTCACAGCAAGCAGGTCACGCATGTACAGAAACGAAGAAGAAAGGCTGTCTGACACA
This is a stretch of genomic DNA from Pantoea agglomerans. It encodes these proteins:
- a CDS encoding replication initiation protein, which encodes MHEPPVQSDCCALPGNYHLESNPERHDLSPLATAIGRGRTSDY
- a CDS encoding general stress protein → MAGRRGGAGNFAENPERAAEAGQKGGRISGGNFKNNPERAREAGRKGGQISRRGAPERKVS